A single Cyclopterus lumpus isolate fCycLum1 chromosome 15, fCycLum1.pri, whole genome shotgun sequence DNA region contains:
- the chst3a gene encoding carbohydrate sulfotransferase 3a: MKTKYAIVFICIVALVIIEKESNILSRVSDKLIQRQIPQQTPQTPLDYSNTTQNGSLTMFKMLLSKLTGAKVNYSSPSEEQEEDELDDLGTYRFNGGQKHILLMATTRTGSSFVGEFFNQHGENMFYLFEPLWHVERMLTTASEANNGTVLAGIYRDVLQGLFLCDLSPLEKFISPPPQDHITPALFRRESSLSLCEESVCSPVVKDVFERYHCKTRRCGPLNLTLASESCLSKQHHAIKTVRVRQLDTLQPLVEDPRLDVRVIQLVRDPRAILASRMVAFSSKYQTWKTWAQDGQVPEDDEEVKRLKGNCDQIRMSAEVGLSQPRWLRRRYMLVRYEDIARYPMQKAEEMYRFTGIPFSSQAREWILRNTQTTREASGIYSTQKNSSEQAEKWRFSIPFTLAQVVQRVCGPTMKMFGYRFVDDEKTLINKSISLLEDKLFN, encoded by the exons ATGAAGACCAAGTATGCAATTGTCTTCATCTGTATCGTGGCCCTGGTCATCATTGAAAAGGAAAGCAACATCCTATCAAG GGTCTCTGATAAACTGATCCAGAGGCAGATTCCACAGCAGACCCCACAGACTCCACTGGATTacagcaacacaacacaaaatgGCTCCCTGACGATGTTCAAAATGCTGCTCTCTAAACTCACCGGTGCAAAAGTGAATTACTCAAGTCCCtccgaggagcaggaggaggacgaactAGATGACTTGGGCACATACAGATTTAACGGTGGCCAGAAGCACATCTTACTCATGGCCACCACGCGAACAGGTTCCTCATTTGTGGGGGAATTTTTCAACCAGCACGGGGAGAACATGTTCTACCTGTTTGAGCCTTTGTGGCACGTGGAGCGCATGCTGACCACGGCCTCAGAGGCAAACAACGGAACAGTGTTGGCAGGAATCTACCGGGATGTACTCCAGGGGCTCTTCCTGTGCGATTTGTCCCCCCTCGAGAAGTTCATCTCTCCCCCACCTCAGGACCACATTACGCCGGCTCTTTTCCGCAGAGAGTCAAGTTTATCGCTCTGTGAAGAATCTGTCTGCAGTCCTGTAGTCAAAGATGTTTTTGAAAG GTATCACTGTAAGACTCGTCGCTGTGGGCCGCTGAACTTGACCCTTGCCTCTGAATCCTGCCTCTCCAAGCAACACCACGCCATTAAAACTGTCCGTGTGCGTCAGCTGGACACATTGCAGCCTTTGGTGGAGGATCCTCGCCTGGATGTGAGAGTGATCCAGCTAGTCCGAGATCCACGGGCCATCTTAGCATCCCGCATGGTGGCTTTCTCTTCGAAGTACCAGACGTGGAAGACCTGGGCGCAGGACGGCCAGGTCCCCGAAGatgatgaggaggtgaagaggctCAAAGGAAACTGCGACCAGATTAGGATGTCAGCAGAGGTGGGACTAAGCCAACCTCGCTGGCTGAGGAGACGCTACATGTTGGTGCGTTATGAGGATATTGCCCGCTACCCCATGCAGAAGGCAGAGGAAATGTACAGGTTCACGGGGATACCATTTAGTTCCCAAGCTAGGGAGTGGATACTGAGGAACACCCAGACCACGCGGGAAGCTAGCGGGATTTACTCCACGCAAAAGAACTCATCAGAGCAGGCAGAGAAATGGAGATTTAGCATTCCCTTCACACTGGCTCAGGTAGTGCAGAGAGTGTGTGGTCCGACCATGAAGATGTTTGGGTACAGATTTGTGGATGACGAAAAGACACTGATCAATAAGTCCATCAGTTTGCTTGAAGATAAACTATTTAATTAA